A region of Nocardioides alkalitolerans DNA encodes the following proteins:
- a CDS encoding S1 family peptidase, with amino-acid sequence MRSRAGAAGTLLVIAAMGAVMTPAGAAPAEVVPLVSGSTGTGTDGDVPAGATAMTDPTYDAEVVALMAATSGRSVAAQEQRLERQAASNTTLAALQRAGHDFDGAFLADDGRLVVRATPGTSDARAAAAAGATVAPARFGEAELVALADELTALDPAGVSTVQVDVAGDRLLVGTAGELSTEAAAFLAEHDEAVAAVDTPAYSTNAATVRGGDAVYAPNGGRCSAGFPARDRAGARYMIWAGHCNEGGGTFTSSGERIGTSAGSAFTSYDGTPDRDIGALRIDADDTVVTRVNPYGTSGYNLDAPLGASRPAVGTELCKSGSTTGITCGRITAYDVSVNYTDAQGRQVAQVSGLMRTTVCTQGGDSGGAYTTGGYAVGLTSGGPSTQRCTYNGGFESGKSSLVQPVTDALSYYGLTYG; translated from the coding sequence ATGAGATCTCGGGCAGGAGCAGCGGGCACGCTGCTCGTCATCGCCGCGATGGGCGCCGTCATGACCCCGGCCGGCGCCGCACCCGCGGAGGTCGTGCCGCTGGTGTCCGGCAGCACCGGAACCGGCACCGACGGGGACGTCCCCGCCGGCGCGACCGCCATGACGGACCCCACGTACGACGCGGAGGTCGTCGCCCTGATGGCCGCCACCAGCGGTCGCTCGGTCGCGGCCCAGGAGCAACGTCTCGAGCGCCAGGCCGCCTCCAACACGACCCTCGCCGCGCTGCAGCGGGCCGGTCACGACTTCGACGGCGCCTTCCTGGCCGACGACGGCCGCCTCGTCGTGCGGGCGACCCCCGGCACGAGCGACGCCCGCGCCGCCGCGGCGGCAGGCGCCACGGTCGCGCCCGCCCGGTTCGGCGAGGCCGAGCTCGTGGCCCTCGCCGACGAGCTGACCGCCCTCGACCCGGCCGGCGTCTCCACGGTGCAGGTCGACGTCGCCGGCGACCGGCTGCTCGTCGGCACCGCGGGCGAGCTCTCGACGGAGGCGGCGGCGTTCCTCGCCGAGCACGACGAGGCCGTCGCCGCGGTCGACACGCCGGCGTACTCCACCAACGCCGCCACCGTGCGCGGCGGCGACGCCGTCTACGCACCGAACGGCGGCCGCTGCTCCGCCGGCTTCCCGGCGCGCGACCGGGCCGGGGCGCGCTACATGATCTGGGCCGGCCACTGCAACGAGGGGGGCGGCACGTTCACCTCGAGCGGCGAGCGCATCGGTACGTCGGCGGGCTCGGCCTTCACGAGCTACGACGGCACCCCGGACCGTGACATCGGGGCCCTGCGGATCGACGCCGACGACACCGTCGTCACCCGGGTGAACCCCTACGGCACCTCGGGCTACAACCTTGACGCGCCGCTGGGCGCCTCGCGTCCCGCCGTCGGCACGGAGCTGTGCAAGTCGGGCTCGACGACCGGCATCACCTGCGGACGGATCACCGCCTACGACGTGTCGGTCAACTACACCGACGCGCAGGGCCGCCAGGTGGCGCAGGTCAGCGGGCTCATGAGGACGACGGTCTGCACCCAGGGCGGCGACTCGGGCGGCGCCTACACCACGGGCGGGTACGCCGTCGGCCTCACCTCCGGCGGCCCCAGCACGCAGCGCTGCACCTACAACGGCGGGTTCGAGAGCGGGAAGTCCTCCCTCGTGCAGCCCGTCACCGACGCGCTGTCCTACTACGGGCTGACGTACGGCTGA
- the sppA gene encoding signal peptide peptidase SppA yields the protein MAARRFPDQLRPYLDPVVASVRTVAGRVANRGETERLLLELDLTRGLLEAPPTSPLAAFRALQTPTLRGVVTALEKAAEDDAVVGVVAHVGGSLGLTATAEIRAAVATFRAAGKRAVAWSETYGEMGGGNAAYHLASAFEEVWVQPTGQVGLVGAHAEVTFLRGTLDKLGVETQLGQRHEYKSAANTYLERSMTEPHRKMMTRIVDSITDTLVADVASGRGLEPAAVRAALEVGPLSPDDAVARGLVDRIGYREDVYAALRSELAVGGEPTLRYVERYAKPGGPLAGLKDQLPSPRGKGVVAVVGAHGPIHLGRNGGPNPFGGPSIGSDSLASALRTAGTDPSVRAVVLRIDSPGGSAVASDAVRRAVQQVRADGTPVVASMGAVAGSGGYFIAMPCDEIVAGAATLTGSIGVLGGKQVLRETLGRIGVDRETVRAGRFSDMFSSDRPFDEEEWARVEGWLDDIYADFTSKAAADRGMPLDELEPLARGRVWTGADAAERGLVDHLGGLSLAVDRAVAIAGTSRADVDVRAWPKPNPLAAFNPPENSETPAAALLPGEGVGVVDRVLRLLVEQAGLPAYGALTMPGRIVVR from the coding sequence ATGGCCGCGCGACGCTTTCCCGACCAGCTCCGTCCCTACCTCGACCCGGTGGTCGCCTCCGTGCGCACCGTCGCCGGGCGGGTCGCGAACCGGGGGGAGACCGAGCGCCTGCTGCTCGAGCTCGACCTCACCCGCGGTCTCCTCGAGGCGCCGCCCACGTCGCCCCTCGCGGCGTTCCGGGCGCTGCAGACCCCCACGCTCCGCGGCGTCGTCACCGCGCTGGAGAAGGCCGCGGAGGACGACGCCGTCGTGGGCGTCGTGGCCCACGTCGGCGGCTCGCTCGGCCTGACCGCCACGGCGGAGATCCGGGCGGCCGTGGCCACGTTCCGCGCGGCGGGCAAGCGGGCCGTCGCCTGGTCGGAGACCTACGGCGAGATGGGGGGCGGCAACGCGGCGTACCACCTCGCCAGCGCCTTCGAGGAGGTCTGGGTGCAGCCCACCGGCCAGGTCGGGCTCGTCGGCGCGCACGCCGAGGTGACCTTCCTGCGCGGCACGCTCGACAAGCTCGGGGTGGAGACGCAGCTGGGGCAGCGGCACGAGTACAAGTCGGCCGCGAACACCTACCTCGAGCGCAGCATGACCGAGCCGCACCGCAAGATGATGACGCGCATCGTCGACTCGATCACCGACACGCTCGTCGCCGACGTGGCCTCCGGCCGTGGCCTGGAGCCCGCCGCGGTGCGCGCCGCCCTCGAGGTCGGCCCGTTGTCGCCGGACGACGCGGTGGCGCGCGGCCTCGTGGACCGGATCGGCTACCGCGAGGACGTCTACGCGGCGCTGCGGTCCGAGCTGGCGGTCGGCGGGGAGCCGACGCTGCGGTACGTCGAGCGCTACGCCAAGCCCGGCGGTCCCCTCGCGGGCCTCAAGGACCAGCTCCCGAGCCCCCGGGGCAAGGGCGTGGTCGCCGTCGTCGGCGCGCACGGGCCCATCCACCTCGGCCGCAACGGCGGTCCGAACCCGTTCGGCGGCCCCAGCATCGGCTCCGACTCGCTCGCCTCGGCGCTGCGCACCGCCGGCACGGACCCGTCGGTCCGCGCGGTCGTGCTCCGCATCGACAGCCCGGGCGGCTCCGCCGTGGCCTCCGACGCGGTACGCCGCGCCGTCCAGCAGGTGCGGGCCGACGGCACGCCCGTGGTGGCCTCCATGGGTGCGGTCGCCGGCTCGGGCGGCTACTTCATCGCCATGCCGTGCGACGAGATCGTCGCCGGGGCCGCGACCCTCACCGGCTCCATCGGCGTGCTCGGCGGCAAGCAGGTGCTCCGCGAGACGCTCGGCCGGATCGGCGTGGACCGCGAGACCGTCCGCGCCGGACGGTTCAGCGACATGTTCTCCTCCGACCGCCCCTTCGACGAGGAGGAGTGGGCCCGCGTCGAGGGCTGGCTCGACGACATCTACGCCGACTTCACCAGCAAGGCCGCCGCCGATCGCGGCATGCCCCTCGACGAGCTCGAGCCGCTCGCCCGCGGTCGGGTGTGGACCGGCGCCGACGCCGCCGAGCGGGGTCTGGTCGACCACCTCGGCGGGCTCAGCCTCGCTGTCGACCGGGCGGTGGCGATCGCCGGCACGAGCCGGGCCGACGTCGACGTCCGCGCCTGGCCGAAGCCCAACCCGCTCGCCGCGTTCAACCCGCCGGAGAACAGCGAGACCCCGGCCGCGGCGCTCCTGCCCGGCGAGGGCGTGGGCGTCGTCGACCGGGTGCTCCGGCTGCTGGTCGAGCAGGCCGGGCTGCCGGCGTACGGCGCGCTGACCATGCCGGGCCGGATCGTCGTGCGCTGA
- a CDS encoding nucleoside/nucleotide kinase family protein encodes MSSTETATVDLAGLVARAHDLLRQAELAGERAVIGVVGAPGAGKSTLVDALLAALAAAPPAGADADWVAHLPMDGFHLADAQLDRLGRRDRKGAPDTFDARGYAAFLRRARTEQDHTVFVPGFERELEQPIAAALAVPPEARLVLTEGNYLLLGADGDPDHLAQGWGEVRALLDETWYVEVPDHLRRERLVARHVRFGKTPAAAAAWVDEVDEPNARLVGAGRDRAELVVSLP; translated from the coding sequence GTGTCCTCCACCGAGACCGCCACCGTCGACCTCGCCGGCCTGGTCGCCCGCGCGCACGACCTGCTCCGGCAGGCCGAGCTCGCGGGCGAGCGGGCGGTGATCGGCGTCGTCGGGGCACCGGGCGCGGGGAAGTCGACGCTCGTCGACGCGCTCCTCGCGGCCCTGGCCGCGGCACCGCCCGCGGGGGCCGACGCCGACTGGGTCGCGCACCTGCCCATGGACGGCTTCCACCTCGCCGACGCCCAGCTCGACCGCCTCGGCCGGCGCGACCGCAAGGGCGCGCCCGACACGTTCGACGCGCGCGGGTACGCCGCGTTCCTGCGCCGCGCGCGCACCGAGCAGGACCACACCGTCTTCGTGCCCGGCTTCGAGCGCGAGCTGGAGCAGCCGATCGCGGCGGCCCTCGCCGTACCGCCGGAGGCCCGGCTCGTGCTCACCGAGGGCAACTACCTGCTGCTCGGCGCCGACGGCGACCCGGACCACCTCGCGCAGGGCTGGGGCGAGGTGCGGGCGCTGCTCGACGAGACCTGGTACGTCGAGGTGCCCGACCACCTGCGCCGCGAGCGGCTCGTCGCGCGGCACGTCCGGTTCGGCAAGACTCCCGCGGCCGCCGCCGCCTGGGTCGACGAGGTCGACGAGCCCAACGCGCGGCTCGTGGGCGCGGGCCGGGACCGGGCCGAGCTGGTGGTGTCCCTCCCGTAG
- a CDS encoding sugar phosphate isomerase/epimerase has translation MTNPLGVHALVWVGGTTPADVETAVRQTKAAGYDLLELSLHDAVNLDAAAARAVLEAEGLGIACSRGLAFDADVSSADTAVVARGEKLLQDSLQITHALGGTHFTGALYSALGKYSAPLSTAGRANVVRVLRDLAAEAAGLDMTLGLEICNRYETNVINTAADALRLADDIGADNVTIHLDTYHMNIEEDSLDAPVRLVGDRLGYVHIGENHRGYLGQGHIDFDGFFAALAEIGYTGPITFESFSSAVVSPTLSNDLAVWRNLWDDGMDLATHAREYMAAQLAKHA, from the coding sequence ATGACCAACCCCCTCGGTGTCCACGCCCTCGTCTGGGTCGGCGGCACCACGCCGGCCGACGTGGAGACGGCGGTGCGCCAGACCAAGGCAGCGGGCTACGACCTGCTCGAGCTCTCGCTCCACGACGCCGTCAACCTCGACGCGGCCGCCGCCCGCGCGGTGCTCGAGGCCGAGGGCCTCGGCATCGCCTGCTCGCGCGGCCTGGCCTTCGACGCCGACGTCTCCAGCGCGGACACCGCCGTCGTCGCCCGCGGCGAGAAGCTGCTCCAGGACTCGCTGCAGATCACCCACGCGCTGGGCGGCACCCACTTCACGGGCGCGCTCTACTCGGCGCTGGGCAAGTACTCCGCCCCGCTGAGCACCGCGGGCCGCGCCAACGTCGTGCGGGTGCTGCGGGACCTCGCCGCCGAGGCCGCCGGCCTCGACATGACGCTCGGTCTCGAGATCTGCAACCGCTACGAGACCAACGTGATCAACACGGCCGCGGACGCGCTGCGGCTGGCCGACGACATCGGCGCCGACAACGTGACGATCCACCTCGACACCTACCACATGAACATCGAGGAGGACTCGCTCGACGCCCCCGTGCGGCTCGTCGGCGACCGTCTCGGCTACGTGCACATCGGCGAGAACCACCGCGGCTACCTCGGCCAGGGCCACATCGACTTCGACGGGTTCTTCGCGGCGCTGGCGGAGATCGGCTACACCGGCCCGATCACGTTCGAGTCGTTCTCCTCCGCGGTGGTCTCCCCGACGCTGTCGAACGACCTCGCCGTCTGGCGCAACCTGTGGGACGACGGCATGGACCTCGCGACGCACGCCCGCGAGTACATGGCGGCGCAGCTCGCCAAGCACGCGTGA
- a CDS encoding ATP-binding cassette domain-containing protein, whose product MTSLEKDPASGTATATRPILEARNVSLSFGSVRALRDVDVTVAAGEITALVGDNGAGKSTLVRCFSGVHKPQAGEILLDGEPVSFGTPEAARAAGIETVHQNLALVEDLTVWQNLFLNRELTRFGMLDRKRMRTEAQKMVSELAVNVPEVTARVRRLSGGQRQAVSICRAAGFSSRLVIMDEPTAALGVQETARVEQLILKLRDEGHAVLLISHNFDQVMRLSQQVWVMRAGRCVAGRRTDATTGQEIVGLITGAIPG is encoded by the coding sequence GTGACGTCGCTCGAGAAGGACCCCGCCAGCGGGACCGCCACCGCCACCCGCCCCATCCTCGAGGCCCGCAACGTCTCGCTGTCGTTCGGCAGCGTGCGCGCGCTCCGCGACGTCGACGTGACGGTCGCGGCGGGCGAGATCACCGCGCTCGTCGGCGACAACGGCGCCGGCAAGTCGACGCTGGTGCGCTGCTTCTCCGGCGTGCACAAGCCGCAGGCGGGCGAGATCCTGCTCGACGGCGAGCCGGTCTCCTTCGGCACGCCCGAGGCGGCCCGGGCGGCCGGCATCGAGACGGTGCACCAGAACCTGGCGCTCGTCGAGGACCTCACCGTCTGGCAGAACCTCTTCCTCAACCGCGAGCTCACCCGCTTCGGGATGCTCGACCGGAAGCGGATGCGCACCGAGGCGCAGAAGATGGTCTCGGAGCTCGCCGTGAACGTCCCCGAGGTCACCGCCCGGGTCCGCCGCCTCTCCGGCGGCCAGCGCCAGGCGGTCTCGATCTGCCGCGCCGCCGGCTTCTCCTCGCGGCTCGTGATCATGGACGAGCCGACCGCCGCCCTCGGCGTGCAGGAGACCGCCCGCGTCGAGCAGCTCATCCTCAAGCTCCGCGACGAGGGCCACGCCGTGCTCCTCATCAGCCACAACTTCGACCAGGTCATGCGCCTGAGCCAGCAGGTCTGGGTCATGCGCGCCGGCCGCTGCGTCGCCGGTCGCCGCACCGACGCGACCACCGGCCAGGAGATCGTCGGCCTCATCACCGGCGCCATCCCCGGCTGA
- a CDS encoding ABC transporter permease: MSTAATGTPAGTTALSKGSTPEPGDAPGRGRNPVVARLTDVGFWADWAALVGLVALVVVFTVLDPSFLSSGNVTGMLSASAALVILAVAQTFVVATAGIDLSIASVTTLGIVVLGQLYVADQPLWVCFVGAVLASLLAGLVNGLLVAKAKITDFVVTLGMLSAASGLALVLSDGQPVTVTEGFFFDISLDGPVEMVSWIVVIAAVVAVLAHVVLYHTRFGTHVLATGGSPEAATATGISTARVKIAVYTIAGLLAGIAAIIIVARLGSTPPAANTSYLLNSVAAVVLGGVSLFGGRASILGPVFGALLLTVLLNGLTTLGVSQYYQPLSVGVVVVAAAFLMRFQK; the protein is encoded by the coding sequence ATGTCCACCGCCGCCACCGGTACGCCGGCCGGTACCACCGCGTTGTCGAAGGGCTCGACCCCCGAGCCCGGCGACGCGCCCGGACGAGGCCGCAACCCGGTCGTCGCCCGCCTGACCGACGTCGGCTTCTGGGCCGACTGGGCCGCGCTCGTCGGCCTCGTCGCCCTGGTCGTCGTCTTCACGGTCCTCGACCCGTCCTTCCTGAGCTCCGGCAACGTCACCGGCATGCTCTCGGCCTCCGCGGCGCTGGTGATCCTGGCCGTCGCGCAGACCTTCGTCGTCGCCACGGCGGGCATCGACCTGTCGATCGCCTCCGTGACGACGCTGGGCATCGTGGTCCTCGGGCAGCTGTACGTCGCGGACCAGCCCCTGTGGGTCTGCTTCGTCGGCGCCGTGCTCGCCTCGCTCCTCGCCGGCCTGGTCAACGGCCTGCTGGTGGCGAAGGCGAAGATCACCGACTTCGTCGTCACCCTCGGCATGCTCTCGGCCGCGTCGGGCCTGGCGCTCGTGCTCTCCGACGGCCAGCCCGTCACGGTGACCGAGGGCTTCTTCTTCGACATCTCCCTCGACGGTCCGGTGGAGATGGTCAGCTGGATCGTCGTCATCGCCGCGGTCGTGGCCGTCCTCGCCCACGTCGTGCTCTACCACACGCGGTTCGGCACCCACGTGCTCGCGACGGGCGGCTCGCCCGAGGCGGCCACGGCGACCGGCATCTCCACGGCGCGGGTCAAGATCGCGGTCTACACGATCGCGGGTCTCCTCGCCGGCATCGCGGCCATCATCATCGTGGCCCGCCTCGGGTCCACGCCGCCGGCCGCGAACACGTCGTACCTGCTCAACTCGGTCGCCGCGGTGGTGCTCGGCGGGGTCAGCCTCTTCGGTGGCCGCGCCAGCATCCTCGGCCCGGTCTTCGGAGCGCTGCTCCTCACGGTGCTGCTCAACGGCCTCACGACGCTGGGCGTCTCGCAGTACTACCAGCCCCTGTCCGTCGGTGTCGTCGTCGTCGCGGCGGCCTTCCTGATGAGGTTCCAGAAGTGA
- a CDS encoding substrate-binding domain-containing protein produces the protein MRRVPSRRLAAAAVAASLCLVASACSDDSSSSGGSDGDVAAVIKGLDNPFFQQMEAGIDAGAEEGGFSVDVQAAADITDTTGQLDKLNVVAGKDPGCVIVNPIDGTNLVQGLAQLAAKDVPIVNIDSPVDADAAAEADATPATYIGTDNTEAGRLGGEHMLTLLPDGGKVALVGGIAGDVTSNARLDGFTEAVGDGVEIVQTVSANWSRDEALTQATTLLRANEDLAGFFVANDDMALGVARAVSDVGRTGEVEIISVDGVEDGLNGVKDGGISAVVAQYPYAIGEMGVNACRAAMDGQDLPENVTAPIALVTADNVDQALEAAPAPFEDYEDPFADLLN, from the coding sequence ATGCGTCGTGTCCCCTCTCGCCGCCTGGCTGCCGCCGCGGTCGCGGCCAGCCTCTGCCTCGTCGCCTCCGCGTGCAGCGACGACTCGTCCTCCTCGGGTGGCAGCGACGGCGACGTCGCCGCCGTCATCAAGGGTCTCGACAACCCGTTCTTCCAGCAGATGGAGGCGGGCATCGACGCGGGCGCCGAGGAGGGTGGCTTCTCCGTCGACGTGCAGGCGGCCGCCGACATCACCGACACCACCGGCCAGCTCGACAAGCTCAACGTCGTGGCGGGCAAGGACCCGGGCTGCGTGATCGTCAACCCGATCGACGGCACCAACCTCGTGCAGGGCCTCGCCCAGCTGGCAGCCAAGGACGTGCCGATCGTCAACATCGACAGCCCGGTCGACGCGGACGCCGCGGCGGAGGCGGACGCCACCCCCGCGACGTACATCGGCACCGACAACACCGAGGCCGGCCGCCTGGGCGGCGAGCACATGCTGACGCTGCTCCCCGACGGCGGCAAGGTCGCGCTCGTCGGCGGCATCGCCGGCGACGTCACGAGCAACGCCCGCCTCGACGGCTTCACGGAGGCCGTCGGCGACGGCGTCGAGATCGTGCAGACGGTCTCCGCCAACTGGTCGCGCGACGAGGCCCTCACCCAGGCCACCACCCTGCTCCGCGCCAACGAGGACCTGGCCGGCTTCTTCGTCGCCAACGACGACATGGCCCTCGGCGTCGCCCGCGCCGTCTCCGACGTCGGCCGCACCGGCGAGGTCGAGATCATCAGCGTCGACGGCGTCGAGGACGGCCTCAACGGCGTCAAGGACGGCGGCATCTCGGCGGTCGTGGCGCAGTACCCCTACGCCATCGGCGAGATGGGCGTGAACGCCTGCCGCGCCGCCATGGACGGCCAGGACCTGCCCGAGAACGTGACGGCGCCCATCGCGCTCGTCACCGCCGATAACGTCGACCAGGCGCTCGAGGCGGCCCCGGCGCCGTTCGAGGACTACGAGGACCCGTTCGCCGACCTCCTCAACTGA
- a CDS encoding ROK family transcriptional regulator, which produces MSTTPAGLPGAPLDGAPVPTAGIVGPGELLALFRARPALTRAEVMTLTGLSRSTVNQRIDLLQDAGLLVAREPDVVPGRGRGRPSASFAFNEEQGVLLVCDIGATALRAAICDLSGRVLRDLPLTSDVTEGPEAVLSRVDPLFAELLRGAGRGPEDVRGIALSVPGPVDHEQATVVSPPIMTGWDRYDIRGRFARTYACPLLLEKDATAMAWGEYRTHYPDADTLLMLKLGTGVGAGIIAGGRIHRGADGAAGDIGHTQTAGAEDDAGPLCRCGNHGCVEARAGGWAMLRDLAAAGRDLSTVDEVVERIRTADPVAVGLARAAGRVLGTALAETVNILNPRVVVVGGQLAEAEEQIFAGLREMVYSRSLPLATRRLELHRSRLDVRAGSVGLALLLADHIFAPATVDAALADPAS; this is translated from the coding sequence ATGTCGACCACGCCTGCCGGGCTCCCGGGTGCGCCGCTGGACGGTGCTCCGGTCCCCACCGCCGGCATCGTCGGCCCCGGCGAGCTCCTCGCCCTCTTCCGCGCCCGCCCCGCCCTGACCCGTGCGGAGGTCATGACGCTCACGGGCCTGTCCCGCTCCACGGTCAACCAGCGCATCGACCTCCTGCAGGACGCCGGGCTCCTCGTGGCCCGCGAGCCCGACGTCGTGCCGGGCCGCGGCCGCGGCCGCCCGTCGGCCTCCTTCGCCTTCAACGAGGAGCAGGGCGTGCTGCTCGTCTGCGACATCGGCGCCACCGCGCTGCGGGCCGCCATCTGCGACCTCAGCGGGCGGGTGCTGCGCGACCTGCCGCTCACCAGCGACGTGACCGAGGGCCCCGAGGCGGTGCTGTCCCGCGTCGACCCCCTCTTCGCCGAGCTGCTGCGCGGCGCCGGACGCGGCCCCGAGGACGTGCGCGGCATCGCGCTGTCCGTGCCCGGCCCCGTCGACCACGAGCAGGCCACCGTCGTGAGCCCGCCGATCATGACCGGCTGGGACCGCTACGACATCCGCGGCCGGTTCGCCCGGACCTACGCGTGCCCCCTGCTGCTCGAGAAGGACGCCACGGCGATGGCCTGGGGCGAGTACCGCACCCACTACCCCGACGCCGACACCCTCCTCATGCTCAAGCTCGGCACGGGCGTGGGCGCCGGCATCATCGCCGGCGGCCGCATCCACCGCGGCGCCGACGGCGCCGCGGGCGACATCGGGCACACCCAGACCGCCGGAGCCGAGGACGACGCGGGGCCGCTCTGCCGGTGCGGCAACCACGGCTGCGTCGAGGCCCGCGCGGGCGGGTGGGCCATGCTGCGCGACCTCGCGGCCGCCGGCCGCGACCTCAGCACCGTCGACGAGGTCGTCGAGCGGATCCGCACGGCCGACCCCGTGGCCGTCGGCCTCGCGCGCGCCGCCGGCCGCGTCCTCGGTACGGCGCTGGCCGAGACCGTCAACATCCTCAACCCCCGCGTGGTGGTCGTCGGGGGCCAGCTGGCCGAGGCCGAGGAGCAGATCTTCGCGGGGCTCCGCGAGATGGTCTACTCCCGCTCGCTGCCCCTGGCGACGCGGCGGCTCGAGCTCCACCGGAGCCGCCTCGACGTGCGGGCCGGCTCCGTCGGCCTGGCGCTCCTGCTGGCCGACCACATCTTCGCGCCCGCGACCGTCGACGCCGCACTGGCCGATCCCGCCTCGTGA